tcTGAAATGtatagtttcataatatactgATTTGATGTCATATGTGTTGCTACTTTTTTCAATAAATTTGGTCCAACATAGAAAATTTTGACTTATGAGAAAGTCAAAacgtacacttatttgtgaacAGATTGAGTATGCTAAAAGAGCATTACTCTCTCTCATTCTATCAATTATTATTTAATACAAGACTCTTTATTCTTTTGCGCCGAAATCTGGGAAAGTAGGAAAAGAATCTGACGAAAACAAAGGGTGCGTgtcaatttatttattttaaaggCTGGGACTATTCATGATTCTTTGCCAACACGAAGACATGGCCTTAATCCTACGCTAATCATCTCACCGCCGCTCGTGAATCAACCTGTGACGTCGAGCGTTGCGTCAGTCGATCGAATCCCGCGGGCCGCGGGaccttttcttctccctcccctgaattttcttttcttggctGCAACCTGCAACGACTGGGCGATCACGCGCAGAAGCTCACGCCATCCATATGATTAATCTCTAGCGCGCGGATCAGAGTCATCAAACagacaggaggaggagaaaacaacaaggGGAGGGGGAGAGACCGTTGAACGAAAGAATGAAATTTAAGATTATAATCGACTAGGTCTGTTCTTTTCATAGCTACTAGATCTGTACTACAGCAACACTATCCAACAACGAGCTGTTTCATCCACGTATCTACACACTAGTTTATTTATTGGGACGGCAGCATTTAAATAAGAAAGATTTGATTATATATACTTATGCCTTTCTGATCCGGCAAGTAAGCTTGACTAATCGATTCCCAGTGCACCAACCGATTGCTTTCACTTGCTTCGAAGAAACAGTCTTGGTGTACATTTGCAGTATATATGAAATCGGCTTCAGAAACTAGTTCcagccaaaaaaataaatagagaAGCTACTGTCACAAGAAACTTGGGAAGCTACCGTTTTCCTTACCTTTTGCGTTCTTGAGTTTCAGCTTAGGGTGGTTGTCTGTTCACTCAATTGAGACTATTTTATAGTTTGCTAGGAATCAACATAATTGCACCTAGTATGGTACATACACATATCACAATCTTTTGAGATTGATAGAAAATCAACATAACTGATCCAGAATTGCTTGGATGTATATTTTTGAGATAATTAACTGTTATTCAGCAAAAGATTGGAAATATAAGGTCAAAAATACATTTATGCAACCTATGCAATTTTTTGTGAATCCCGTAACATGCATTTTAGCTAGTGCCATAAAACTCCAAAATTTGGGTCTTCTACATCACTTTATCATAAATTTTGGGTAACAAATTCACATGCCCATCACTTTTTGGGGTTGTTGTATCTTAGCCCAAAACTCAGGCCTAGCCGCTCTTAACAACATTTCTGATTGTCTGGGACCACAAGTCAGTGCCGACTAGGCAAAAGAAAGTGTCAAAAGTCAAAATGGAAGGATAAAAACTGTGCTCAAAATGAACTTAGATGATAACCGTGCAATAAGGAGTCCAttgatgttcttttttttttcttgtatggTTCTGTGTAATTGTGGCAAAGTGAGGTTGAGGTCACAATGGTTGGGGCTTTGTGTAGGGATGTAAACAGGATCCCGCGAAGGCCCACTTCTAGTTAAATTCTCAAAAACTCAGTCCAAAATTTAAATATGAATTTTTGAGAAATAAACTATAAGTGTGCCATTGGTGGGATACCTTTTGCATCCCTAGCtttgtgatatttactcaaAATGCTATGATGATTCTACCAAGGTAAAACTTTTCTGCCAAGAGGCAAACTAGACTTGGAGAGTTGACTTTAGTTAAAAAATGAGAGAGAGTTGACTATGGAGAAAAAACAATCCATGTCCATTTGACAAGAAAGTCCTTGTGCGAACCACTAAAGAAACTCTGTCAAAGTTTAGCTCCTTTCCTGcccccttcctcttccgggCATCTCCGTGATCCCCTCTGTACAGAGTTTATTTTCTAATTGCTTGACGGAAATTGACCGCCTTTCCCTGAAAGAGAGAACTCCGCCAACGTTACCCGGCTagactactttttttttatcagtcAGGAAAGTTACCGTGTTGCAGATACAATTGGTAGGAACAACGTTCCACGTGATTGGACAGAAGCGTGATGGAATAATCTACACATGATTGGGCCAtacaatacatacatgcagatacagccagccagccagccagccagatACAGTGGTAGCTGGAGTAGATATAGCCGCATTCGTTGCACCTCGTTCATGCAAAATATTGCAAATAGTACATGGACCTGTACATTTCACGGCCTAACCTTGTAACGTAGCAGCAGGAGAAGACGAACTGCAGGTGCGAGACGAGATGGCCATATAATTCTCTTCTCGTCACGCTCCAGGAGATACTCCGTATCTGGGTGCGCGGCGCCGCACACGTATTGCCACATCTCCATCCTTTTTGCAGGACGAAACGTCACGCACAAAACAAAAAGCGAATCTAAGTCAACGCCGAAACAATAGATCTAGAAAGATCTCTCTattggtgctgctgctgcttctttttgAGGTTCGATTATTTAGACAGACATCAATAATTTGCTCCGATCGGTTGAGTCCGTTTCCGCTTTCACGCAGGAACGGATCACCACAGAAGCCTTGAAAAGTCAAACGACAAGAAGAATATACAAAAAGAGATCATTAGTCAACACGGCTGGAGGACGGCGAGCGAGATAAAGCATGGAAAGTTGCACCCATCGTGGTACTTTGCACAGTCACATGATGCCACAGTACGTTTCTCAGAATTTCCACATGATTCTTTATTTGCGTGTCACCACTGTCTGACCATGCAGGGCCCATACCTGCACCCATCCTATCCTCCTGTCCAAGATTAACTGATTTAATTGATTTAAAACAACTGGAGTAGTATACTCCAAGAATATCCAGAGGGAGGGGGGGAAagaggagagaagggagaagcAAAAAAGCATGTCACACAAAGAAGTCAGGTACTCCACCGGATTGCTgtcaaaagagaagaagtcaGGTACATTAAGCAAAGTAAAGAGGCAAGGGGATGACCACCGCGGCCTCCCCTATATAAAGGAGTACTTTTCCACCCACCCCCCATCTCCTCTCCGCCTCCATGGCGAACCTCCCCACCcaggccgccaccgccgacgcctCCGGATTCAAGCTCTTCGGCAAGGTCATCcagcccgacgccgccgcgcaACAcgacgcctccgcctccatcaccgcctccacctccacggAAGAGAGCACCccgccacccccacccccgcctcctcctcctcttccgccgTCGCCCCCGCCTCTGCAGGCGCCGGCCGGAGGCGAGCCGCTGCCGTGCCCGAGGTGCGGGAGCAGAGAGACCAAGTTCTGCTACTTCAACAACTACAACGTGCGGCAGCCACGCCACCTCTGCCGCGCCTGCCGCCGCTACtggacggccggcggcgcgctccGGCGCGTCGCCTCCGCGTCCCCGGGCCGCCGCAGGCCTCGGCCCAACGCGGCCCgatcggccgccgccgcggcctcggcgTCCGCCTCGGCCTCCGAAGGGGCAGCGGAGAGCGTTGACTCGCTGTCGTAGGCGTGTGCGCGCGGCGTGGGTGGAGAGGCTTTCTCTTCCTTCCGGGACCTCGCGTGCGTGGGCGCAATGCTCCGCGCCGCTACCTCCCCGGGCCGACGCGTCAGAGACACCACGACCATCGCACTGTGTACCATCATCTGCTCTCGTCCACTTTTGGGCTTTTCTTTGTCCAAGTAGGTTCTATTTTGATACCATTTTAGGATTCTTTTTGGTGGCCGAAAGGATGCGGCAACGGCCAGCGACGAAAGAGaatttagaaagaaaaaatgctTTGGTAGCTGCTACTCCACTAGTGAAATCAAATGGATGTACCACTTCCTTCCTTGTGGCAATGATGATCCTAAGTGGCAGATTGAGCCATGATTTATTGTAAGAGGACCTCCAACTTTTACTTTTACTTTTCCTGTTGTTGCCCCATGTTTCTCCTCTGCAGCATTCAGTTATTAGATGCAGGGAACATTCAATGGATCACGTGGAATCGGTGACAGTATTGAGCTGATGTAGATGCGCAGCTTAAATGGAATGTATACGTGGTAGGTGGGTGTTTTTGCAAGTGTCAATGGCATCAACGGAAGCATCTATTGTACAACATACAAAAAGGCATATGTCTGAGAAGGTTCACATTATTCCAAGAAAAGGTCAGCTTGATTATTTCCTCTTCCAGGCTTTCAGCTGTTCTTGGTAGTGTGACATAGCGCCATTTTTGTTTTATCTCTTCTCCTCAATGTCAACGATAAACAGTTAAACACAGTCACACTTAATATCTCATCAAGTCCTCCACTGCTACGAGTGTAAGTGCATTTGTCAGAAGCGCATTGTGTAATGTATATCCCCATTATCAAACTCATGCATGTATATCCCCATACTGTATTCCAGTTTGGCATTCGAACATGTTtcatgaaaataataatttttcAAGAGTATCTCGCCTAGAGCTTCACGAGCAATGAATTTCTTTTGAAATGACTATACTGACAACCTGCATTATTTACAAACATTCAGTTTTGATCCAAAGTCCTGACCTCCTTATAGAATTCAACCATAAAGTTCGGTGGCCAATGACCTAACCGTTTTCAGATGCGCACTTTACAAAACTATTCATGATTTAAGTTTGTTTCTAAGATGAATTCAATAGCATGCATATTTACCAACTTCCTGTTGTGCAGTCATAGTAAACATTCAGTGGAATAATGTTAACCAGTCAAGATTTTCAGACAGTCTCCTTAATGGGCACCTTATGTGCTTGGCGCCATCATCACATTAGATACTTCAAAAACGGACCTGTCAAAAAACAAGAGTATCAGAAATCAACATACTTCATTTCAAAACGCCTACAGTAATACTACTGCTTAAAGGGCAGGATTAGCATAAATCTTCAAAATTCTTCAATTACCAGGATCACACTTATGGCAACTACAATATTATGGTTGACATGGCttgcatatactccctctgtttcataattctcgtctcaaatttgtccaaaaatggatgtatctatccataaaaagtgtctagatacatgtaatatttcgacaagaattatggaacggagggagtatgatattATGATATACGGAGTATTGTGCTATAGTGCTGAAGAAAGGATAAAGCTTGGCACCTTACTATATTGGTAAATGGTAACCGATCTTCTCTCAGGGCAACAAtcttctatttattttttctattcaCCAGAACAGCATTCAAACTTCACGCTTTCCAACATCAGGTATGGATTCCTGAATTGCTTGAGTAAACATAGCAATCTTGTAGGTAAAAAACCCAACAAGCATGGGTATCAATTCTAGGTGCATGAAGCCATAATCTGGAACTAATATCCTGCATCAGAACAACAATgacaaaatatgcatgtaagaaaaaacatttgtTAACATACTATGGATATTTCAGTAGCAAAAGTTGAATAAAACTTAATCTGCTTACGCATTCCATCGATTATACATCATCACTAGAACCATTGGAATAAGCAATCTTGGCTGCGCCACAGCACCCCTGCAAGCATGCCAGAATAATTGTAATTTATTACGAGCGGGCAGTAGAAGCTACCTAGCCTTTGCTGAACGCAATCACAGTCTGTTGTAAGTATGTTTCATACAAAACACAGGGTGCCCAACATATGTAAAGGGCATCCTATGATAAACGGAGTATGCACTTAATAATTCCTACTCAGGGAGCTTGACTGCAGAGAAAGATATTCAGATAATGAAGACATCAGTTTTTTAATCTTCGTTTTGGTTAAGCCCGTAAACGAAAGCAGATAATCAATGTAAGGGGTTCCAATGGAAGGGCTTCAAAAGGATCAGACTTGTCTTCATGTATCTGCGAATCTTACAGATGAAAACAGAACCAAATTTGGACAGGACAGCTGAAGGTGGCGTAAGTCAAGACTAGTGGTTTGTCTGGAAGGCTGAAATACATCTACAGGAGAAATTTTGAGCTTAAGACCTAACTTTGGAAAGTTCTTCAAATAAGAAAGATATCTTTGCTTGCAGGCTCTCTAGCTCTCTGACAGATTGGTCATGAGAGGAGTCAATGTCGACAACATAGCCTGctatttttctctcttttttaacAAATATAGACTGTTATCTTATAGAATGAGATCACAACTATGTTTTGACATTTTAGCTCTCCCAAACTAAACCAAGTATGAGCACTTTAGGTGAAGGGATGAGTAATTCCTATCAAGTATTGATCCCAAACCAAGTTTTTCTAAACCCCAACAGAAACCAAGTTTGTAACAGAAACAGCTAGAAATATACTTGGCAGTTGCTTTTGTTCCACCAGCTAGAGAATCCACACTGGTTCCAAGCATGCGGAGATACACCAACGATCCAATCAGCCCCGCACCAAAGCTGAAGAGTAACTAAGATTAGTAGAAGTAATATAGTCCTAACAAAGCTGTAATAATGATACACAAATGAACAACCAGCTTATAACTTTATAAGAAAAGGGCTAAGAAAAAACTCAGTCAATGTAACTTGCTCAAAAAATTGCACACCTCACAGCAATTTCAGGAGAGTATGAAACATAAGCAGAAACAACACCAATGCCACCAATACCTAAAGTAAGGAGCTGCAATCTTTCTTTCAACTGCAAAACAACCCGCATTGTGAGTAAAATACTAGCAAAAGCTTGTGCATGAAGAACAATCAAAATTCAGCATTGTACAACTCTGAAAAGAACAGTTAATGTGAAGGAAAGCAATAGGAACTAGCAATACTGGATCCTGATTGAATTAAAGGATATATACCTTTAGATATTGTTCTCTGGCCTCAGCTGCCAAAACTTTGGGGTCCCCTTGTTGCTGCACTTTCGACTTTGATTCCTTTAGTATAACATCCTAAAGAGGGACCAAAATCGGGAAGTCATTAGAAAAGAAATATACACCAACATAGTTCTGTTATATGAACATGTTTTAATTAAGAGATACCGACAACATGGCAATTATAGAAGTACGACAACTTACAATGCCACCGGTGGTTGCCCTGGTCGCTCGGTCCCATTGCTCCTGCTCTCGTCGAGTCGGGGCTAGCTTCCATCTAATGAAGGTGGATCTATTGACAGCCTACATACGAATTACAAGAACCTAATTCATTATCATCCCCAAGAGGCAAGGAGAATAAGTCTGCACATCGAGGGCAAGGGGTTCCAATAACCTCAGCTCTAATCGATCTACCACGCCGGGCAGCATTGACCTGGGTCTTCAAGATTGACTCGGTCGGCGCCAGAAGCTCCTTGCTCAGATCAACCTCCACACTACAATACACACTCTAGATTACTAAACTTCGAGGAATGATTGTCGGGACACCAAGTGTTGAGCAGTCGAGGTGGGATGAGAGTAACCTGTCAAGGCTCATTGCGCGGTTGATGCTTAGGAACCCTGAGTTGGCGTCCTCGTCCACCTGCCCAAACGAATTGCTTAATTAGGAACTTCGAATGACAACCACCACAGAAGTCAGCGAAAATTTCTGCTCGATTGGAAACTGGAAGGAAATGGGACGATGTAGGCTGGTTGAATCGGTGAGTTGAACAAAGGcccgctcgctcgctcgccggGAATGGGCGTACCGGCGTGAGGCGGGGGATGGTGGGGGGCGTGTCGGTGCCGCCGTTGGCGATGACGC
The Brachypodium distachyon strain Bd21 chromosome 2, Brachypodium_distachyon_v3.0, whole genome shotgun sequence genome window above contains:
- the LOC100828886 gene encoding dof zinc finger protein DOF1.5, with protein sequence MANLPTQAATADASGFKLFGKVIQPDAAAQHDASASITASTSTEESTPPPPPPPPPPLPPSPPPLQAPAGGEPLPCPRCGSRETKFCYFNNYNVRQPRHLCRACRRYWTAGGALRRVASASPGRRRPRPNAARSAAAAASASASASEGAAESVDSLS
- the LOC100832245 gene encoding uncharacterized protein LOC100832245, giving the protein MSLLAVVPSRAAAVRPPRASAASGEAAAVPDLPAARRPVKIILPKKKPQKWSTGMEPGEYGGGPTTVKPRKYWMGKEDRDPVGNTDDFIWNKNFLPHMERVIANGGTDTPPTIPRLTPVDEDANSGFLSINRAMSLDSVEVDLSKELLAPTESILKTQVNAARRGRSIRAEAVNRSTFIRWKLAPTRREQEQWDRATRATTGGIDVILKESKSKVQQQGDPKVLAAEAREQYLKLKERLQLLTLGIGGIGVVSAYVSYSPEIAVSFGAGLIGSLVYLRMLGTSVDSLAGGTKATAKGAVAQPRLLIPMVLVMMYNRWNAILVPDYGFMHLELIPMLVGFFTYKIAMFTQAIQESIPDVGKREV